The following proteins are co-located in the Streptomyces sp. DT2A-34 genome:
- the hisC gene encoding histidinol-phosphate transaminase — translation MSETSPKLRAELEGIPTYKPGKPAAAGGPVAYKLSSNENPYPPLPGVMETVTAAASSFNRYPDMMCTALMNELSERFGVPASHLATGTGSVGVAQQLLQATSGPGDEVIYAWRSFEAYPIITQISGATSVKVPLTPGDVHDLDAMAASITDRTRLIFVCNPNNPTGTVVKRAELERFLDRVPGDVLVVLDEAYREFIRDLEVPDGVEIYRERSNVCVLRTFSKAYGLAGLRVGFAIAQEPVAAALRKTAVPFGVSQLAQDAAIASLRAEDELLGRVGSLVCERNRVVDGLRAQGWTVPETQANFVWLRLGERTADFAAACEQHGVVVRPFPGEGVRVTVGEAEANDIFLKVAEGFRKEL, via the coding sequence GTGAGCGAGACGAGCCCCAAGCTGCGCGCCGAGCTGGAGGGGATCCCGACCTACAAGCCCGGCAAGCCCGCCGCGGCCGGTGGTCCGGTGGCCTACAAGCTGTCCTCCAACGAGAACCCCTATCCGCCGCTGCCCGGCGTGATGGAGACCGTGACGGCCGCCGCCTCGTCCTTCAACCGCTACCCGGACATGATGTGCACGGCGCTGATGAACGAGCTGTCCGAGCGCTTCGGCGTCCCGGCCTCCCACCTGGCCACCGGCACCGGCTCGGTCGGCGTGGCCCAGCAACTGCTGCAGGCCACCTCCGGACCCGGCGACGAGGTCATCTACGCCTGGCGGTCCTTCGAGGCGTACCCGATCATCACGCAGATCAGCGGTGCCACATCCGTGAAGGTGCCGCTGACCCCGGGTGATGTGCACGACCTGGACGCGATGGCCGCCTCCATCACCGACCGCACCCGGCTGATTTTCGTCTGCAACCCCAACAACCCGACGGGCACGGTCGTGAAGCGGGCCGAGCTGGAGCGGTTCCTCGACCGGGTGCCCGGCGATGTGCTGGTGGTGCTCGACGAGGCGTACCGCGAGTTCATCCGCGATCTCGAGGTGCCGGACGGTGTGGAGATCTACCGTGAGCGGTCGAACGTCTGTGTCCTGCGGACGTTTTCCAAGGCGTACGGCCTCGCCGGTCTCCGCGTCGGCTTCGCGATCGCCCAGGAGCCGGTCGCGGCGGCGCTGCGCAAGACGGCCGTGCCCTTCGGGGTGAGCCAGCTCGCGCAGGACGCGGCCATCGCCTCGCTGCGCGCGGAGGACGAACTGCTCGGCCGGGTCGGCTCGTTGGTGTGCGAGCGCAACCGCGTGGTTGACGGGCTGCGTGCCCAGGGCTGGACGGTGCCCGAGACTCAGGCCAACTTCGTGTGGCTGCGGCTGGGGGAGCGCACGGCCGACTTCGCGGCGGCGTGCGAGCAGCATGGCGTGGTGGTCCGACCGTTCCCGGGCGAGGGTGTGCGGGTGACGGTCGGGGAGGCCGAGGCGAACGACATCTTCCTGAAGGTGGCGGAAGGGTTCCGCAAGGAGCTGTAG
- a CDS encoding LacI family DNA-binding transcriptional regulator has protein sequence MTAAGKHQVSRAETSRRGSRPGRAGIRDVAAAAGVSITTVSDALNGKGRLPDATRRHVREVADRLGYRPSAAARTLRTGKSGLIGLTVTTYGDEPFTFTEFAYFAEMARAATSAALARGYALVILPATSRHDVWSNVALDGTVVIDPSDQDPVVSELVRQGLPVVSDGRPAGSLPVTAWVDNDHEAAVLGILDHLADAGARRIGLLTGTTTDTYTHLSTTAYLRWCERVGQDPVYEAYPAHDPCAGAVAADRLLARPDRPDAVYGLFDPNGTDLLAAARRYGMRVPDDLLLVCCSESTVYANTEPPVTTLSLKPRRIGTAVVQLLIDAIEGVESDRPVEQVIPTELIVRTSSQRRPPRTTVSPPRSPEER, from the coding sequence ATGACAGCAGCAGGGAAGCACCAGGTGAGCCGCGCGGAAACCTCACGCCGAGGCAGTCGACCCGGCCGGGCCGGCATCAGAGACGTGGCCGCCGCTGCCGGAGTCTCCATCACGACCGTCTCCGACGCCCTCAACGGCAAGGGCCGGCTCCCGGACGCCACCCGACGCCATGTCCGCGAGGTCGCCGACCGGCTGGGCTATCGCCCTTCGGCCGCCGCCCGGACACTCCGTACCGGCAAGTCAGGACTCATCGGCCTGACCGTGACTACATACGGGGATGAACCTTTCACCTTCACCGAGTTCGCGTACTTCGCCGAGATGGCCCGCGCGGCCACCTCGGCCGCGCTCGCCCGCGGCTACGCCCTCGTGATCCTCCCCGCGACCTCGCGCCACGACGTCTGGTCGAACGTCGCCCTCGACGGCACGGTCGTCATCGACCCGTCCGACCAGGATCCGGTCGTCAGCGAGCTGGTCAGGCAGGGTCTGCCGGTCGTCTCCGACGGCCGCCCGGCGGGTTCGCTCCCCGTCACCGCCTGGGTCGACAACGACCACGAAGCCGCCGTGCTCGGCATCCTCGACCACCTGGCCGACGCCGGCGCCCGCCGGATCGGACTGCTGACGGGCACCACGACGGACACGTACACCCACCTGTCGACCACCGCGTACCTGCGCTGGTGCGAGCGGGTCGGCCAGGATCCGGTGTACGAGGCCTACCCGGCGCACGACCCGTGCGCGGGCGCCGTGGCCGCCGACCGGCTGCTCGCCCGCCCCGACCGCCCCGACGCCGTCTACGGCCTGTTCGACCCGAACGGCACCGACCTGCTCGCCGCCGCCCGCCGCTACGGCATGCGCGTACCGGACGACCTGCTTCTGGTCTGCTGCAGCGAGTCCACGGTGTACGCCAACACCGAGCCGCCCGTCACCACGCTCTCCCTCAAGCCCCGCCGCATCGGCACGGCCGTGGTCCAGCTCCTCATCGACGCCATCGAGGGGGTCGAGTCGGACCGACCGGTCGAGCAGGTGATACCGACCGAGCTGATCGTGCGTACCTCGTCCCAGCGACGTCCGCCGCGTACGACGGTCAGCCCGCCTCGGTCGCCCGAGGAGCGGTAG